A region of Dermabacter vaginalis DNA encodes the following proteins:
- the cydD gene encoding thiol reductant ABC exporter subunit CydD, which produces MIRTVVLGLVEAVCAITTAWCVALLGSDLLAERTWPHENPLPLAILAAALLMRAAAVWYTQATGHRAATDTIGELRRAVVEKNAALGPRGRSGEAASTAALATAGLENLRPYLTGYVPQLALSATVTPLALLAIAVWDVTSAIVACIALPLIPIFMILIGKMTEGSSARSLATMRTLWAETLDLVEGLPTLRALGRAKGSERIVADLGERHKKSAMTTLAWAFLSSFALELIATLGVALIAVSIGLRLVSGGMELFPGIAVLVLAAEVYLPLRLVGQQFHASTDGLAAVDAAFEVLNTTAAIEAETTGTPRLRPAPDLAHTSIVLDDLSVVGRDRLAPAHLTCTIRPGEITALRGASGEGKSTTIAAILGLLAPTSGAVTLRTAHGETMALNTIDRESMWAQVAWLPQRPVVGPGSLREILEPALPADADTTSRGAQKLLEQAAHATGLDAHVIDVHGWDVELGRGGTGLSVGQRQRVALTAALLEAKPLVILDEPTSHLDGASEAMIVRLLETLREGGSSVLVTAHRQALLDIADQVIDVRAGEVVAS; this is translated from the coding sequence GTGATCCGCACGGTTGTTCTCGGCCTCGTGGAGGCTGTCTGCGCTATTACGACCGCGTGGTGCGTGGCCTTGCTCGGTTCCGATTTGCTCGCCGAGCGCACGTGGCCACACGAGAACCCACTCCCCCTTGCGATCCTCGCAGCAGCCCTTCTCATGCGCGCAGCCGCCGTGTGGTACACGCAAGCCACGGGTCATCGCGCCGCCACCGATACGATCGGAGAGCTTCGCCGCGCCGTCGTGGAAAAGAACGCGGCTCTTGGCCCCCGCGGACGCTCCGGCGAGGCAGCCTCGACCGCGGCCCTCGCCACTGCGGGACTCGAGAACTTGCGCCCCTACCTCACGGGCTACGTGCCCCAACTCGCCCTCTCGGCAACCGTCACCCCACTCGCGCTTCTCGCGATCGCCGTGTGGGACGTCACGAGCGCCATCGTCGCGTGCATCGCCCTCCCCCTCATCCCCATCTTCATGATCCTCATCGGGAAAATGACCGAGGGCTCTTCGGCACGCTCTCTTGCCACCATGCGCACCCTGTGGGCGGAAACTCTCGACCTCGTCGAGGGCTTGCCGACACTCCGCGCGCTCGGGCGCGCCAAAGGCTCCGAAAGGATCGTCGCGGATCTTGGCGAGCGCCATAAGAAGTCCGCGATGACGACTCTCGCGTGGGCGTTTCTTTCGAGTTTCGCTCTTGAACTGATCGCTACTCTCGGCGTCGCTCTCATCGCTGTCTCGATCGGCTTGCGCCTCGTAAGCGGCGGCATGGAACTCTTTCCCGGGATCGCCGTGCTCGTGCTCGCGGCCGAGGTGTACCTCCCCTTGCGCCTCGTGGGCCAACAGTTCCATGCCTCGACGGACGGCCTCGCGGCGGTCGATGCCGCCTTCGAAGTGCTCAACACTACTGCCGCAATCGAGGCAGAAACGACCGGAACACCCCGTCTACGCCCCGCGCCTGACCTGGCCCACACGAGCATCGTGCTCGATGACCTGAGCGTCGTGGGCCGCGACCGCCTCGCCCCCGCACACCTCACGTGCACCATTCGCCCGGGTGAAATCACGGCGCTCCGCGGGGCGAGCGGTGAAGGGAAGTCCACCACGATCGCAGCGATCCTCGGTCTGCTCGCTCCCACCTCTGGAGCCGTCACGCTTCGCACAGCACACGGCGAGACCATGGCGCTGAACACCATCGACCGAGAAAGTATGTGGGCGCAGGTCGCGTGGCTTCCGCAGCGACCGGTTGTGGGCCCAGGATCCCTCCGCGAGATTCTCGAACCCGCACTTCCCGCCGATGCCGACACCACTTCTCGCGGGGCCCAAAAACTCCTTGAGCAGGCCGCACATGCCACGGGCCTTGACGCCCACGTCATCGACGTGCACGGTTGGGACGTGGAACTGGGCCGCGGTGGCACGGGACTTTCCGTCGGCCAGCGCCAGCGCGTTGCCCTCACCGCAGCGCTCCTCGAAGCCAAGCCTCTCGTGATCCTCGATGAACCGACCTCTCACCTCGATGGGGCGAGCGAAGCGATGATCGTGCGCTTGCTCGAAACTCTGCGTGAGGGCGGCTCGAGCGTCCTCGTGACCGCGCACAGGCAAGCCCTTCTCGACATCGCCGACCAGGTCATCGACGTGCGCGCGGGTGAGGTGGTGGCCTCGTGA
- the cydC gene encoding thiol reductant ABC exporter subunit CydC, translating into MKFSSRALTRMHELMEIGPRQLTAAAAAGAATLGSAFALAVVSGYLITKSWTMPPVLDLTVAVVSVRALGISRGVFRYFERLLTHDTALTGVSRLRTNMYAGLTSAPPALAGRLKRGDLLARIGDDAEDMANDVIRAVVPALVALVMAVAILATIAPFSPLAALAMLAGLAFATIIAPFFAFRAALRAENDLVEARTNLHTLSLFALENADVLRVRGQWQETLADLECAQNRFDSALDKAAIPSAFARSSTQIAMIPALLGSILAAGGVYHLETAGLLGGFMGHTAGIIGVIILAPLSSFEAASVLPQAASQRARSIVAAERLAELDSGDSPVASAFDTTGSSSVREALRAASEDAQSAIESPATVGPAKASPSPAPARRERPEPATLTAAALTTGWSAERPLAHALELSFAPGSRTLVYGASGRGKSTLGLTLAGLLAPLSGHVTYGGVSLTSLNPTELASRVTFFAEDAHVFATSLRENIRVVRGDLTDAEITKALALAGLDAWVSSLPSGLDTILGSGGEDVSGGERRRLLLARAIAHAAPVTILDEPTEHLNLGLASALMEGILTPGRFFPADSTVIVITHDRRFTDSGAAVLDLDAHSTHEGSTHVKSHEN; encoded by the coding sequence GTGAAGTTCTCCTCCCGCGCTCTTACACGCATGCACGAGCTTATGGAGATCGGCCCACGGCAGCTCACTGCGGCAGCCGCGGCGGGCGCCGCAACGCTCGGGAGCGCTTTCGCCCTCGCCGTCGTCTCCGGCTACCTCATCACCAAATCGTGGACGATGCCGCCCGTTCTCGACCTCACGGTTGCCGTCGTGTCCGTGCGTGCACTCGGCATTTCCCGTGGCGTTTTCCGATACTTCGAGCGGCTACTCACGCATGATACAGCGCTCACCGGCGTGTCACGGCTACGCACCAATATGTACGCTGGCCTCACGAGCGCGCCCCCAGCTCTCGCGGGTCGACTCAAACGCGGCGACCTGCTCGCGCGCATCGGAGACGACGCCGAGGATATGGCCAACGACGTCATTCGCGCGGTCGTTCCCGCCCTCGTCGCGCTCGTCATGGCGGTGGCGATTCTCGCGACGATCGCGCCGTTTTCTCCTCTCGCGGCACTCGCGATGCTCGCCGGTCTCGCCTTTGCGACCATCATCGCCCCCTTCTTCGCCTTCCGCGCCGCACTCAGGGCAGAAAATGACCTTGTCGAGGCCAGGACCAACCTCCACACGCTCTCTCTTTTTGCCCTCGAGAACGCCGACGTGCTTCGCGTGCGAGGCCAGTGGCAGGAGACTCTTGCCGACCTCGAATGCGCACAGAACCGTTTCGATAGCGCGCTCGACAAAGCGGCCATCCCCTCGGCCTTCGCGCGAAGCAGCACTCAGATCGCCATGATCCCCGCGCTTTTAGGCTCGATCCTCGCCGCGGGCGGCGTATATCACCTCGAGACCGCGGGCCTGCTCGGCGGTTTCATGGGCCACACAGCCGGCATCATCGGGGTCATCATTCTTGCGCCCCTCTCAAGTTTTGAAGCAGCCTCGGTGCTTCCGCAGGCGGCAAGCCAGCGCGCGCGTTCGATTGTTGCGGCAGAGCGTCTTGCGGAGCTTGACTCGGGCGATTCCCCCGTTGCCTCCGCGTTCGACACCACGGGCAGCTCGAGCGTACGCGAGGCCTTGAGGGCTGCGAGTGAAGACGCGCAGTCGGCTATCGAGAGCCCGGCAACCGTCGGACCAGCGAAGGCTTCCCCTTCCCCCGCGCCTGCACGCCGTGAACGGCCAGAACCCGCCACCCTCACCGCAGCCGCGCTCACCACCGGATGGAGCGCGGAGCGCCCCCTCGCACACGCGCTCGAGTTGAGCTTTGCCCCCGGAAGCCGCACCCTCGTCTACGGTGCTTCGGGTCGCGGAAAGTCCACCCTCGGCCTGACCCTCGCCGGTCTCCTGGCCCCCCTGAGCGGTCACGTCACGTACGGCGGCGTGTCCCTCACCTCGCTCAATCCCACCGAGCTCGCTTCCCGCGTCACGTTTTTCGCCGAGGACGCACACGTGTTTGCCACGAGCCTGCGAGAAAACATTCGCGTGGTGAGGGGTGACCTCACCGACGCGGAGATCACTAAAGCCCTTGCCCTCGCCGGTCTCGACGCATGGGTCTCCAGCCTCCCATCGGGGCTCGACACGATCCTTGGAAGCGGCGGTGAGGATGTTTCTGGTGGCGAGCGACGAAGGCTCCTTCTCGCCCGCGCGATCGCGCACGCTGCTCCCGTCACGATCCTCGACGAGCCCACCGAACACCTCAACCTCGGCCTCGCGTCCGCACTCATGGAGGGTATCCTCACCCCCGGGCGGTTCTTCCCTGCCGATTCCACGGTCATCGTGATTACGCATGATCGACGCTTCACGGATTCGGGAGCGGCGGTTCTCGATCTCGACGCCCACAGCACGCATGAAGGGAGCACCCATGTCAAAAGCCACGAGAATTAG
- a CDS encoding sensor histidine kinase, which produces MSKATRISELTAAVLNAEDPDDLLDLLADTAFDILAPDSLLVLLPLDDSTWVCELVRGRFAQELLGTSVSHASGSSKAARLPFVLDYDSPDDLKKLTLNDLTHALAGEQFGGGEVADSTVEACPIDAGAARRGLLIAARLTKEGSDAPLAFTETESVSAASLATLFSFALNGATGRSAIEDDLNNERNRIARDLHDLAIQELFGVGMQLETVMAQASRFPEYSDEGPVATSLKDSVAGIERSIAEIRGIVQSLRNETIEVTLSQRLRHECGLAIAGLGFVPSLQLNAPITEIDAIEGELKEDVVAVVKECLANVARHAHASAVSVNITLFKEGVDTVIQVNVSDNGRGIDPSITRRSGLANMGSRARRHLGWVDFYNLDPGTMVSWRATVGAS; this is translated from the coding sequence ATGTCAAAAGCCACGAGAATTAGCGAGCTCACAGCAGCGGTTCTCAACGCCGAGGATCCCGACGACCTGCTCGATCTGCTCGCCGACACCGCCTTCGACATTCTCGCGCCGGACTCGCTTCTCGTGCTCCTCCCTCTCGACGATTCGACATGGGTGTGCGAGCTCGTTCGAGGGCGTTTCGCGCAAGAGCTTCTCGGGACTTCCGTATCCCACGCCTCAGGAAGTTCCAAGGCTGCGCGTCTTCCCTTCGTCCTCGACTACGACTCCCCCGATGACCTCAAGAAGCTCACGTTGAACGACCTCACTCACGCTCTTGCCGGTGAGCAGTTCGGCGGCGGCGAGGTCGCGGACTCTACCGTGGAGGCATGTCCGATTGACGCGGGAGCCGCAAGGCGGGGACTCCTCATCGCCGCTCGCCTCACAAAGGAGGGGTCCGACGCCCCCTTGGCCTTCACCGAGACCGAGTCGGTGAGCGCTGCTTCGCTCGCTACTCTTTTTTCGTTCGCGCTCAATGGAGCGACGGGCCGCAGTGCGATCGAAGATGACCTCAATAACGAGCGCAACCGCATCGCGCGCGATCTCCACGACCTCGCCATCCAAGAGCTTTTCGGCGTAGGGATGCAGCTCGAGACCGTCATGGCGCAAGCGTCGCGCTTTCCCGAATATTCCGATGAGGGGCCGGTGGCGACGAGCCTCAAGGACTCGGTGGCAGGTATCGAACGCTCAATTGCGGAGATCCGCGGGATCGTTCAGTCTCTGCGTAACGAGACGATCGAGGTGACACTATCGCAGCGGCTTCGCCACGAATGCGGCCTCGCGATCGCTGGCCTCGGCTTCGTGCCATCGCTCCAGCTCAATGCGCCGATCACCGAGATCGATGCGATCGAGGGTGAGCTCAAGGAAGATGTCGTTGCGGTCGTCAAGGAATGCCTCGCGAATGTTGCTCGACACGCGCACGCGAGCGCGGTGTCGGTCAATATCACGCTCTTCAAGGAGGGCGTGGACACGGTCATTCAGGTGAACGTGAGCGATAACGGTCGGGGCATAGATCCGAGCATCACGCGCCGTTCGGGACTCGCGAATATGGGCTCGCGCGCACGGCGCCATCTCGGTTGGGTCGACTTCTACAACCTCGACCCGGGAACGATGGTGAGCTGGCGCGCGACGGTCGGCGCTTCCTAA
- the mutM gene encoding bifunctional DNA-formamidopyrimidine glycosylase/DNA-(apurinic or apyrimidinic site) lyase: MPELPEVEVVRRGLEPYVASRVIERVEVLDARSLKRHTGGAESFVRQLEGRRIRSVARRGKFLWAPLSDAGCAPSIPPPHGEALVIHLGMSGQLRVRDGAGRGASQASEPHVSEGPASDPEKHLRIRLHMAGGSRIDFLDQRIFGGMHVSPLVNTPDGLAAGTGTKLPLIPESAAHIARDLLDPALDEESLVRRIRMRRAPIKSVILDQGTVSGVGNIYADEALWEAKLHFARSANGISSRKIRELLRACRDVMNRALEVGGTSFDALYVNVDGRSGYFARSLNAYGKHGTPCPRCGRALVRVQFQNRSSHLCPYCQRRR, encoded by the coding sequence ATGCCCGAGCTTCCCGAGGTTGAGGTCGTTCGTCGAGGCCTCGAGCCGTACGTGGCCTCGCGCGTGATCGAACGCGTCGAAGTGCTCGATGCGCGCTCGCTCAAGCGCCACACTGGCGGTGCAGAGAGTTTCGTGCGTCAGCTCGAGGGACGCCGCATCCGCTCGGTTGCGAGGCGAGGGAAGTTCCTGTGGGCGCCGCTGTCCGACGCGGGCTGCGCTCCCTCGATTCCTCCGCCGCATGGCGAAGCACTCGTCATACATCTGGGCATGAGCGGCCAGCTTCGTGTTCGCGACGGGGCAGGGCGTGGGGCGAGCCAAGCGTCGGAACCGCACGTGAGCGAGGGCCCCGCAAGCGATCCGGAGAAGCATCTGAGGATTCGCCTCCACATGGCTGGCGGCAGCCGGATTGATTTCCTTGACCAGCGGATTTTTGGCGGGATGCACGTGAGCCCGCTCGTGAACACCCCCGATGGGCTCGCGGCGGGCACTGGCACGAAGCTCCCGCTCATTCCCGAGAGCGCCGCGCACATCGCTCGAGACCTGCTCGATCCCGCCCTCGACGAGGAAAGCCTCGTGCGTCGCATTCGAATGCGTCGCGCCCCCATCAAATCGGTGATCCTCGACCAGGGCACGGTGAGCGGCGTGGGCAATATCTACGCCGATGAGGCGCTGTGGGAGGCGAAGCTTCACTTTGCACGATCAGCGAATGGGATCTCAAGCCGAAAAATCAGGGAGCTTCTTCGTGCGTGCCGCGATGTCATGAACCGTGCCCTTGAGGTGGGCGGCACGAGTTTCGATGCACTTTACGTGAACGTCGATGGCCGAAGCGGCTATTTCGCGCGATCACTCAATGCCTACGGTAAGCACGGCACGCCGTGCCCACGCTGCGGCCGCGCCCTCGTACGAGTCCAGTTTCAAAACCGCTCGAGCCATCTCTGCCCTTACTGCCAGCGCCGCCGCTAA
- the rnc gene encoding ribonuclease III: MSRKSKRKAVPHLEDRSELLASLPLKGELDPDLLDLALTHRSYSFEHDECPQNERLEYLGDAVLGLAVADHLYRAFPDAPQGSLSRRRSTVVSTRALSHIARLHNLGAYLKLGKGEALTGGRDRDSVLEDAVEAIIGAVHLSLGAEAARVFVLDLLSPILDDDTFMLGAFDYKSRLQEIGALLDAVPTYTYDTWTEGDAEHFRAHVSVGDSLASAGEGTSKKGAEMEAARRAVLAYYSARGETFTMFED, encoded by the coding sequence GTGAGCCGCAAGAGCAAACGGAAGGCCGTTCCCCATCTCGAGGATCGCTCCGAGCTCCTTGCCTCGCTCCCGCTCAAAGGCGAGCTCGATCCCGATCTGCTCGATCTCGCACTCACGCACCGCTCGTACAGCTTCGAGCATGATGAGTGCCCGCAAAACGAGCGCCTCGAATACCTTGGCGACGCTGTCTTGGGCCTCGCCGTTGCCGATCACCTCTATCGCGCTTTTCCCGATGCTCCCCAGGGCTCGCTCTCACGCCGCCGTTCGACGGTCGTGAGTACGCGTGCGCTCTCGCACATCGCGCGGTTGCACAATCTCGGCGCATACCTCAAGCTCGGCAAGGGTGAGGCGCTCACGGGCGGCCGCGATCGCGACTCGGTTCTCGAGGATGCTGTTGAGGCGATTATCGGAGCCGTGCACCTTAGTCTTGGCGCAGAAGCCGCGCGTGTCTTTGTTCTCGATCTGCTCTCGCCCATCCTCGACGACGATACGTTCATGCTCGGTGCCTTCGACTACAAGTCGCGGCTCCAGGAAATCGGGGCTTTGCTCGACGCCGTTCCCACCTACACGTATGACACGTGGACCGAGGGCGACGCCGAGCACTTCCGCGCACACGTGAGCGTGGGCGACTCGCTCGCGAGTGCGGGTGAGGGAACGAGCAAGAAAGGCGCCGAGATGGAGGCCGCCCGCAGGGCCGTTCTTGCCTATTACAGCGCGCGGGGCGAAACCTTCACGATGTTCGAGGACTGA
- a CDS encoding YceD family protein: MTDTKDGRTRRPHNTKEAQAEKPFNAGLDLEIDAIDLIHKIGSQRTVSRTATSAQPVGDPEFAVRPGDEIEVEASLESVDEGIYVTGSARANVHAECSRCLDPVEERLDVRFDELFTYPEKVPAELEEEDVPVLEGDVIDLGPLVHDAFAMAAPYQPLCREDCPGLCPQCGKRMEEDPDHEHVVYDPRFAALAGFLENDEESEGGEK; the protein is encoded by the coding sequence ATGACCGACACGAAGGACGGGCGCACGAGGCGCCCACACAACACCAAAGAAGCCCAGGCTGAGAAGCCCTTCAACGCGGGTCTCGATCTCGAGATCGACGCGATCGACCTCATCCACAAAATTGGTTCGCAACGCACCGTAAGCCGCACGGCGACCTCCGCGCAGCCCGTAGGCGACCCCGAATTCGCCGTCAGGCCCGGGGATGAGATCGAGGTTGAAGCGAGCCTCGAATCGGTTGACGAAGGTATTTACGTGACGGGCAGCGCACGCGCGAACGTGCACGCCGAATGCTCGCGTTGCCTCGACCCCGTGGAGGAGCGCCTCGACGTGCGCTTCGACGAGCTCTTCACCTACCCCGAGAAAGTTCCCGCGGAGCTCGAAGAGGAGGACGTTCCCGTGCTCGAGGGCGACGTGATCGATCTCGGTCCTCTCGTGCACGATGCTTTCGCCATGGCCGCTCCCTACCAGCCACTGTGCCGTGAAGATTGTCCGGGCCTGTGCCCGCAGTGCGGCAAGCGCATGGAAGAAGACCCCGACCACGAGCACGTGGTGTACGACCCGCGCTTTGCCGCGCTCGCCGGCTTCCTCGAGAACGATGAGGAGAGCGAGGGCGGCGAGAAGTGA
- the coaD gene encoding pantetheine-phosphate adenylyltransferase: MLTALIPGSFDPFTLGHLDLVRRAHALSDRVIVAVAHNPNKRASIPFDARTEAIRETLESEGLAQKASVEKLPAGLLVDGAKKLGATHLVKGLRNAQDLAYEEPMARANMDLGELDTLFLLTDPALAHVSSSLVREIYSLGGDITPYLPAASARALEAAHAHSAAHSKEHS, translated from the coding sequence ATGCTCACCGCGCTCATCCCGGGCTCATTCGACCCGTTTACGCTCGGCCACCTCGACCTCGTGAGGCGCGCGCACGCGCTTAGCGATCGCGTCATCGTCGCCGTTGCCCACAACCCCAATAAGCGCGCGAGCATCCCCTTCGATGCGCGCACCGAAGCGATCCGAGAGACGCTCGAAAGCGAGGGACTCGCCCAAAAGGCGAGCGTTGAAAAGCTCCCCGCCGGTCTCCTCGTGGACGGTGCAAAAAAGCTTGGGGCGACCCACCTCGTCAAGGGACTCAGAAACGCCCAGGACCTCGCCTATGAGGAGCCCATGGCGCGCGCGAACATGGATCTCGGCGAGCTCGACACCCTGTTCCTGCTTACCGATCCGGCCCTCGCGCATGTCTCAAGCTCGCTCGTGCGCGAAATTTACTCGCTCGGTGGCGACATCACGCCGTACCTCCCCGCCGCCTCCGCTCGCGCACTCGAGGCCGCACATGCCCATTCCGCCGCACACTCAAAGGAGCACTCATGA
- a CDS encoding RsmD family RNA methyltransferase yields MPRIIAGRLGGRTVPSPPTNRTRPTSDRVREAMFSRLDAWGAVEGATVLDLYAGTGALAFEALSRGAAFAVLVEAHRPTAKAIGEAARALGLENELRIECGQASVGPRPEGPFTLVCADPPYAVATDQLACLVTGLGEAGQLADEATIVLERSARSEPTLLPEYFVDEGQRNFGDTRVEYFTYLDPAITEASR; encoded by the coding sequence GTGCCCCGTATCATCGCCGGAAGGCTTGGGGGACGCACCGTGCCGTCCCCTCCCACGAACCGCACGCGGCCCACGAGCGACCGCGTGCGCGAAGCGATGTTCTCGAGGCTCGACGCCTGGGGAGCAGTGGAGGGCGCCACGGTGCTCGACCTTTATGCAGGGACTGGCGCACTCGCCTTCGAAGCGCTGTCGCGCGGCGCCGCGTTTGCCGTTCTCGTCGAAGCTCATCGCCCCACGGCGAAAGCGATCGGCGAGGCCGCACGCGCGCTTGGCCTCGAAAATGAGCTCAGGATCGAGTGTGGCCAGGCAAGCGTCGGACCCCGGCCCGAAGGGCCCTTCACCCTCGTGTGTGCCGACCCGCCCTACGCCGTTGCCACAGACCAGCTTGCATGCCTTGTGACCGGGCTTGGAGAGGCGGGACAGCTTGCGGACGAGGCGACGATCGTTCTCGAACGCTCCGCCCGCAGTGAGCCGACCTTGCTGCCCGAGTATTTCGTGGACGAAGGACAACGCAATTTCGGCGACACGAGAGTCGAATACTTCACCTACCTCGACCCTGCGATTACGGAGGCAAGCCGGTAG
- a CDS encoding ATP-dependent DNA helicase RecG, whose translation MVQAKADGFPAGLLTPKESAAARGLGARNFEDLVRVPPRRYAAPGPLRDLRYLNEGEDISVIATVERTRERTMKNRKGTLLDVRVRDDEGESIQLTFFLFKAHLVSWHMSRLREGTRILVSGTVSRYRGENQIAHPDYVLLAENPSAEEERDIAKALEPAPVYPLRGSVTQKVMRSLFSKVLRHAGDLREVVPEAIRHERDLPGIQEAARLLHAPRNSADIERALRYFRFEEAFIIQSIFARRRAQDVADSAPPLATYGDLSRALDERLPFDLTPSQEEVGDQIAERIAEPHPTSLLLQGDVGSGKTVVALRAMARAVDSGYQAVLLAPTEVLARQHFATITTMLGDLARHGHLDAHEAATRVRLLVGAQRASERRESLLDLMNGEAGIAVGTHALLTENVDFLKLGLVIIDEQHRFGVDHRRQLRSKGPGHLRPHMLVMTATPIPRSAALALVGDLDSLTLKGRPREGTEVSSFVVPLGDDAWRERMWERALEEIRAGRQAFVVCPRIDPDEVSEVSEAEALGGPGDPSLLALGPEHPLHAVTPTLDMLRAKPGFDSLRIEELHGKLPSDVKRERMEAFAAGEIDVLVATTVIEVGVDVPNASVMVVLDAERFGLAQLHQLRGRIGRGTHPGIAFFATQFGRGSAQHEGLTELAETTDGFALAELDLERRGGGDLVGDIQSGTSVAVRFLDVGRDARMILEAREDALVTEALARGSLTSSSLTPPTPSEHDALDSAIARHSARGVDDLERS comes from the coding sequence GTGGTTCAGGCGAAGGCCGACGGTTTCCCCGCGGGCCTCCTCACCCCTAAGGAAAGCGCTGCCGCACGCGGGCTCGGCGCGCGAAACTTCGAGGACCTCGTGAGGGTTCCTCCACGCCGTTACGCTGCACCCGGCCCTCTGCGCGACCTTCGCTATTTGAACGAAGGCGAGGATATCTCGGTGATCGCGACCGTTGAGCGCACGCGAGAGCGCACGATGAAGAATCGCAAGGGTACCCTCTTGGACGTGCGTGTGCGCGATGACGAGGGAGAGAGCATCCAGCTGACCTTCTTCCTCTTCAAGGCGCACCTCGTGAGCTGGCACATGAGCCGCCTACGCGAGGGCACGCGGATCCTTGTGAGCGGAACCGTCTCGCGCTATCGAGGTGAGAACCAAATCGCCCACCCCGATTACGTGCTTCTCGCGGAGAACCCTTCTGCGGAGGAAGAGCGCGATATTGCGAAGGCGCTCGAGCCAGCTCCCGTGTATCCGCTTCGCGGTTCGGTGACGCAAAAGGTGATGCGGTCGCTTTTTTCCAAAGTTCTGCGGCATGCGGGCGATCTGCGCGAGGTGGTCCCCGAGGCGATCCGGCATGAGCGCGACCTGCCGGGAATCCAAGAGGCAGCGCGGCTTCTTCACGCACCCCGCAATAGTGCGGACATCGAGCGGGCCCTACGCTACTTTCGATTCGAGGAAGCCTTCATTATCCAGTCGATCTTTGCGAGGCGCAGGGCTCAGGACGTCGCGGATTCCGCGCCGCCACTCGCGACATACGGCGACCTCAGTCGGGCCCTTGACGAACGCCTACCGTTCGACCTCACACCCTCGCAAGAAGAGGTGGGCGACCAGATCGCCGAGAGGATCGCCGAGCCACACCCCACGTCCCTGCTCCTTCAAGGTGACGTCGGTTCGGGGAAAACGGTCGTAGCGCTCCGCGCCATGGCGCGCGCTGTCGATTCCGGGTACCAGGCGGTGCTTCTCGCCCCAACAGAGGTGCTCGCCCGGCAGCATTTCGCGACGATCACCACAATGCTCGGCGACCTCGCGCGCCACGGCCACCTGGACGCACACGAAGCGGCCACGCGCGTGCGGCTCCTCGTGGGCGCACAAAGGGCCTCCGAGCGCCGAGAGAGCCTGCTCGACCTCATGAACGGCGAAGCTGGGATCGCCGTGGGCACCCACGCGCTGCTCACCGAGAACGTCGACTTTTTGAAGCTCGGCCTCGTGATCATTGATGAGCAGCATCGCTTCGGTGTGGATCACCGCCGGCAGTTGCGTTCGAAAGGACCGGGGCATCTGCGCCCACACATGCTGGTGATGACCGCAACGCCGATCCCCCGCTCCGCGGCACTCGCCCTCGTAGGCGATCTCGATTCACTGACGCTCAAGGGACGCCCGCGCGAAGGCACGGAAGTCTCGTCGTTCGTCGTTCCTCTTGGAGACGACGCATGGCGCGAGCGCATGTGGGAGCGCGCGCTCGAAGAGATCCGCGCGGGGCGTCAAGCGTTTGTGGTGTGTCCGCGCATCGATCCTGATGAGGTGAGTGAGGTGAGCGAGGCGGAGGCGCTTGGCGGTCCTGGCGACCCCTCCTTGCTCGCCCTCGGACCCGAGCACCCGCTCCACGCGGTTACCCCGACTCTCGACATGCTCCGCGCGAAGCCGGGGTTCGATTCCCTCCGCATCGAAGAGCTGCACGGCAAGCTTCCAAGCGACGTCAAGCGTGAGCGCATGGAGGCTTTCGCGGCAGGCGAGATCGACGTGCTCGTGGCAACCACGGTCATCGAAGTGGGGGTCGACGTGCCAAATGCGAGCGTCATGGTCGTGCTCGATGCCGAGCGTTTCGGACTCGCCCAGCTCCATCAGCTTCGCGGTCGAATCGGGCGCGGGACCCATCCGGGGATCGCCTTTTTTGCGACGCAATTTGGCCGGGGGAGTGCGCAACATGAAGGGCTCACGGAGCTTGCGGAGACGACCGATGGTTTCGCCCTTGCCGAACTCGACCTCGAACGACGCGGTGGCGGCGATCTCGTGGGCGATATTCAGTCGGGAACGTCCGTTGCCGTGCGCTTCCTCGACGTGGGTCGTGACGCGCGCATGATCCTCGAGGCCCGCGAAGATGCGCTCGTGACCGAGGCTCTTGCGCGAGGCTCCCTCACCTCGAGTAGTCTCACACCGCCCACCCCGAGCGAACACGACGCCCTCGATTCCGCGATCGCGCGTCACAGCGCTCGCGGCGTCGACGACCTCGAAAGGAGCTGA
- the rpmB gene encoding 50S ribosomal protein L28, translated as MASKCDICAKGPSFGKSVSHSHRRTSRRWSPNIQSVRTVIGGTPKRLNVCTSCLKAGKVQRAA; from the coding sequence GTGGCTTCCAAGTGTGACATTTGCGCCAAGGGCCCGAGCTTCGGCAAGAGCGTTTCCCACTCGCACCGTCGCACCTCGCGCCGCTGGAGCCCCAACATCCAGTCCGTGCGCACCGTGATCGGCGGCACCCCGAAGCGCCTCAACGTGTGCACCTCGTGCCTCAAGGCCGGCAAGGTTCAGCGCGCCGCCTGA